Below is a window of Halolamina sp. CBA1230 DNA.
GACCCGACGAGCAGCCCCAGCCCGCCGCCGAGCAGCAGCGCCACGATCGGGATCGACTGGAACGTATCCAGCAGCGGGACGAGCGGCCCGATCGCCAGCCCGACCTGCGAGCCGCCGGCGGAGAACGCGACCAGCCCCCCCAGCGCGAGCAGGAAGTGGCGTTGAGCGGCGGCCTCGTTGCGCCGGGCCTCCGCGGCGACCAGCCCTGCGACGAGCAGCGACAGCACGACGGTGACGCCGCCGCGGGCGGGGGGCCCGCCGCCGGCGAGCGCGCGGCCGAGTTCGCCCGCGATCGAGCCGCTACCGTCCGCCGGCCCGAGCAGCGCGAAGTCGACGTTGACGACGATCGCACCGACGAGCCCCGCGAGCGCCGGCACGGCCACTCGCTCCGGCACGCCGTCGGCGCGCAGCAGCCGCGCGGTGGCGTACGCGATCCCCCCGCCGACGAAGGGTGTGAGCACCCACAGCGCGACGATCTGGCGGTACTTCGCCCACGCGGGGTCGCCGCCCAACGCGAGGCCGACGCCGACGACGGCGCCGGTGACGGTAAAGGCGGTCGCGATCGGGTAGCCACGGAACACGCCTAGCGCGACCAGCGTGGCCGCGATCAGCAGGCCGACCGTCGCCGCCAGCGCGGTGAGCGAGACACCGCCGACGAGTTCGGAGCCGACCGCCTCGGTGACGCTCTGGCCCTGCAACACCGCGCCGGCGAAGCCGAGAACCCCCACCACGAGGCCGGCACGCATCACCGAGATGGCGTTGGCACCGACCGCGGGAGCGAACGGCGTGGAGCCGGAGGAGCCCGCGCCGATCGCCCACGCCATGAACAGGCTCGCGAGCGCGGCCACCACGGCGGTCCCGAGGGTGAACGCGTCTACCACGCGTCCCTCACCGTCCCTTCCCGCTCTCGAACCCCTCGCGGAGTC
It encodes the following:
- a CDS encoding inorganic phosphate transporter is translated as MVDAFTLGTAVVAALASLFMAWAIGAGSSGSTPFAPAVGANAISVMRAGLVVGVLGFAGAVLQGQSVTEAVGSELVGGVSLTALAATVGLLIAATLVALGVFRGYPIATAFTVTGAVVGVGLALGGDPAWAKYRQIVALWVLTPFVGGGIAYATARLLRADGVPERVAVPALAGLVGAIVVNVDFALLGPADGSGSIAGELGRALAGGGPPARGGVTVVLSLLVAGLVAAEARRNEAAAQRHFLLALGGLVAFSAGGSQVGLAIGPLVPLLDTFQSIPIVALLLGGGLGLLVGSWTGAPRMIKALAQDYSSLGPRRSIAALIPSFAIAQTAVAFGIPVSFNEIIVSAIVGSGYAAGGAGVSRKKMLFTVLAWIGSLALSLILSYGAMTAIESL